The stretch of DNA CATCCCGGGCTGCTGTCCCATGGGCTGCTGGGGCGCTCCGCTCAGCATGGAGTGATCGATGATCCGCGCCGCACCCGCAGGCGCCATCCGCCCCTCACGCGCGCTGTCCAGCACCTGCCTCAGCTGCTGCATGGGGAAGTTGAGGATTGCCCTTATGTCGTTCTCCTTGCCCTGGATGAACTCATGAGTCTTGGCAAAGACCTGGTTTGGGTCGATGCcccgggacgccgccgcgaccgtgaCCCagcggagctcctcgaagCACGTGTCGCCGCCCAGGAGGCAAGGCTCGTCGCCCTTGCCGTAGCAGGAGAGCGGCCACATCTGCGGGCGATCGGTCATGAGATCTTCCCTGAGCGCATCCTTCGGATTCTTGgtgtcgacggcgccccggccgcccctgcctccgccgcgcccgcctcctcctctgccgccgccgaagccctggttattattattattgtagctgcctccgccgccctggtTTCCCCAGCCTCCTCTGCCTCCCCCGAATCCGCCGCCTTGATTCCCGTAGCCGCCCCTGTTGTTGTTTAGCGCGGCGTATGAgttgccgccgccaccgtaGTTGTTGTTgtaccctccgccgccgcggccgccacctcctcggccgcgtccgccgcgtccgcctcgattaccggccatcgcgctgattcgaccgtcgccgacccgcgcTAGGGTTAGTGCCAAAAAGATCGAAGTGCCTCACCGCTCCTTGTAAACAGAAAGGTGCTGACTCGACTTTTAGCGCCAGTGGGGGGGGCGCATGGCCACGCTCTTGCAGTTGAGCGCGAAtgcctgcgcggcggcgttggcaaTATCGGACCCGCGAGTCGTCGCTGACGTCGGCGATCTtccccgcgagctcgtcgagctcgtcgcgctgtCCTACTTCAAGTtcaagctcgagctcggtATGAATCGAGATGAGAAGCAAAGTGCGCTTCCGCTCCCCACCTCGTCGAACCACATTCCCGCGTtgagggcgctcgccgagtcTGACGCGCTCTCGCCAAGCTTACTGATcctctccgacgccgcgaggactcTGTCTCGCGGGGCGTTCCTCTACCTCAATCTCGCGTCTCACTCGCTGGTGCACCTGGAGATTCGCAACTGCGAATGGCTCGAAAGTTTGGACTTCGTGTCCGAGCTTCCGTCGTTGCGATGCCTGTCCCTGCGGgggtgcgtcgcgctgcCGTCCCACTCCCTCGAAGCtctcgcgcgtccgccgaagaacgacgacgctcacgcgcccccgcgacggcgcggtcgacgtcgaccggAGCTCGCCGGAAACCGCGCCGGAGCTCGCGATCCCCCGAACCTCGTGTCGCTCGACCTGTCGGGatgcgccgccgtggacgacgccgcgggtcctCACCTCGCGCGTCTGCCGAGATCGATGAGGTCGCTAGACCTCTCGACGTGCGCCGTGGGCAACCTGCTCCTGGACTACCTGACGTACCGAGGCAGGCtgacgcggtggaggcgcgaccggcggggAATCGGAGAGTCGGAGAATGGGACGAGCGAGGACGggacgagcgacgacgacgggtgcacggcgacggacctTCGTCTGAGGGGCACGCgggtgagcgacgcgggtTTGGGACACCTCAAAACCCTCGGCCCGGACGTGGCGCTGCTGGACCTCTCCGAGTGCCGGGGGGTatcggcgggggcgatcgCGGAACTCGC from Micromonas commoda chromosome 3, complete sequence encodes:
- a CDS encoding predicted protein; translation: MNRDEKQSALPLPTSSNHIPALRALAESDALSPSLLILSDAARTLSRGAFLYLNLASHSLVHLEIRNCEWLESLDFVSELPSLRCLSLRGCVALPSHSLEALARPPKNDDAHAPPRRRGRRRPELAGNRAGARDPPNLVSLDLSGCAAVDDAAGPHLARLPRSMRSLDLSTCAVGNLLLDYLTYRGRLTRWRRDRRGIGESENGTSEDGTSDDDGCTATDLRLRGTRVSDAGLGHLKTLGPDVALLDLSECRGVSAGAIAELASVLGMSASTSRPGLLVAPGTGEGREMCACGSGRESCCELAEEGWRAFLCAVREEEIREEEIREEEIREESQRVAALAASERDESDAVEDDGNIPMFPIGAPLSHSHPSGGESPPHQYRRVSYLID